One part of the Ursus arctos isolate Adak ecotype North America unplaced genomic scaffold, UrsArc2.0 scaffold_14, whole genome shotgun sequence genome encodes these proteins:
- the LOC125283730 gene encoding olfactory receptor 7A17-like: MEPGNDTEISEFYLLGFSEKPELQPLIFGLFLSMYLITVFGNLLLILAVSSDSHLHTPMYFFLANLSFVDICFTSTTVPKMLWNIQTQSKVITYEGCITQMYFFLLFIGLDNFLLAVMACDRFVAICHPLHYTVMMKPTYCTLLVLMSWIMSALNSLLQSLMVLWLSFCREVGLSHFFCEINQVVQLACSENFLNDMVMHFAAGLLGGASLAGILYSYSKIISSICGISSAQGKYKAFSTCSSHLLVVSSFYCTGLGVYLSSAAPQSSHASAVTSVMYTVVTPMLNPFIYSLRNRDIKRALKRIVGVPVM; encoded by the coding sequence ATGGAACCaggaaatgatacagaaatttctgaattttatcttctgggattttcagagaaaccagaactgcagcccctcatatttgggcttttcctctccatgtacctgatcactgtgtttggaaacctgctcctcatcctggccgtcagctctgactcccacctccacacccccatgtacttcttcctggccaacctgtcctttgtagatatctgtttcacctccaccaccgtccccaagatgctgtggaacatccagactcagagcaaagttATCACTTATGAAGGCTGCATCACACAGATGTACTTTTTCCTACTGTTTATCGGATTGGACAACTTTCTTCTGGCTGTGATGGCCTGTGACCGATtcgtggccatctgtcaccccctgcactacacggtcATGATGAAACCCACCTACTGTACACTGCTTGTGCTGATGTCCTGGATTATGAGTGCCCTGAATTCCTTATTACAAAGCTTAATGGTATTGTGGCTGTCCTTCTGTAGAGAGGTGGGACTCTcccattttttctgtgaaatcaATCAGGTAGtccaacttgcctgttctgaaaacttccttaatgaCATGGTGATGCATTTTGCAGCTGGATTGTTGGGTGGTGCTTCCCTGGCTGGGATtctttactcttactctaagattATTTCCTCCATATGTGGAatatcatcagctcagggcaaatataaagcattttccacctgttcGTCTCACCTCTTGGTTGTCTCCTCATTTTATTGTACGggcctaggagtgtaccttagctctgctgctccccagagctcccacgcaagtgcagtgacctcggtgatgtacacggtggtcacgccCATGCTGAACCCTTTCATCTatagcctgaggaacagagacataaagagagCTCTGAAAAGAATTGTTGGGGTTCCAGTGATGTGA
- the LOC113248926 gene encoding olfactory receptor-like protein OLF4 → MDPGNYTGISNLELLGFSEEPELQPLLFGLFLSMYLITMFGNLLLILAVSSDSHLHTPMYFFLSNLSFVDICFTSTTIPKMLLNIQTQSKVISYAGCITQMYFFILFTGLEIFLLTVMAYDRFVAICYPLNYIVIMNPWLCGLLVLVSWILSVLDSLLHTSMVLQLSFCTEVEIPHFFCELNQMIQLACSDTFLNNMVIYFAAMLLVVGPFVGILYSYSKIVSSILRISSAQGKYKAFSTCASHLSVVSLFYCTGLGVYLSSAAPQSSHASAVASVMYTVVTPMLNPFIYSLRNKDIKEALMRFPDMSDLKGPIILGLKKCPGFKSPKPAPNIEIL, encoded by the coding sequence ATGGACCCAGGAAACTATACAGGAATTTCAAATTTAGagcttctgggattttcagaggaaccagaactgcagcccctcctattcgggcttttcctctccatgtacctgatcactatgtttggaaacctgctccttatcctggccgtcagctctgactcccacctccacacccccatgtacttcttcctctccaacctgtcctttgtagacatctgtttcacctccaccaccatccccaagatgctgctgaacatccagactcagagcaaagtgaTCAGTTATGCAGGCTGCAtcacacaaatgtattttttcatactgTTTACAGGATTAGAAATCTTTCTCCtgactgtgatggcctatgaccgatTTGTGGCCATCTGTTATCCCCTGAACTACATAGTCATCATGAACCCTTggctctgtggactgctggttctggtgtcctggatccTGAGTGTCTTGGATTCCTTGTTACACACTTCCATGGTGTTGCAgctgtccttctgtacagaggtggaaattccccacttcttctgtgaactcaatcagatgaTACAACTTGCATGTTCTGATACTTTTCTTAATAACATGGTGATATATTTTGCAGCTATGTTACTGGTTGTTGGTCCTTTTGTtgggatcctttactcttactctaagatagtttcctccatCTTAaggatctcatcagctcagggcaagtataaagcattttccacctgtgcatctcacctctccgttgtctccttattttattgtacaggcctaggagtgtaccttagctctgctgctccccagagctcccacgcaagtgcagtggcctcagtgatgtacacggtggtcacccccatgctgaaccccttcatctacagcctaaGGAACAAAGACATAAAGGAGGCTTTGATGAGATTCCCTGACATGTCAGATCTAAAAGGGCCAATCATCCTGGGGTTGAAGAAGTGCCCAGGATTCAAGAGCCCAAAGCCTGCGCCAAATATTGAGATACTTTGA